The following coding sequences lie in one Apium graveolens cultivar Ventura chromosome 1, ASM990537v1, whole genome shotgun sequence genomic window:
- the LOC141719009 gene encoding legumain-like yields the protein MASLNEENNAYIFPGFGLGIIMSGTIRVHDDLLLAAYAVPLKLGLSDDKLLYAKDLIDVLKKKHKAGTYKEMVIYLEACESGSIFEDFLPNVMNIYVQTASNSIEDSYGAYCPKEFGPLPFKDHPPPREYRTCLGDFYSVSWMEDSETHNLKHESIEQQYQKVDIDILKSSS from the exons ATGGCATCTCTGAATGAG GAAAATAATGCTTACATATTTCCTGGATTTGGTTTGGGCATAATCATGTCTGGTACCATTCGCGTACATGATGACTTGCTTCTGGCAGCCT ATGCAGTTCCTCTTAAACTCG GATTGTCGGATGACAAATTACTTTATGCTAAGGATCTCATTGACGTTTTAAAAAAGAAGCACAAGGCTGGGACATACAAAGAGATG GTCATATATTTAGAAGCATGTGAAAGTGGCAGCATATTTGAAGATTTTCTGCCGAATGTAATGAACATTTACGTCCAGACGGCCTCAAATTCAATCGAGGATAGCTATGGAGCATATTGTCCTAAGGAATTTGGTCCGCTTCCTTTTAAGGATCATCCTCCACCGCGAGAGTATAGAACTTGCTTGGGAGATTTCTATAGTGTGTCTTGGATGGAGGACAG TGAGACTCATAATCTGAAGCATGAGAGTATTGAACAACAATACCAGAAGGTAGATATAGACATTCTCAAATCTAGCTCATAG